A window of the Gossypium hirsutum isolate 1008001.06 chromosome A05, Gossypium_hirsutum_v2.1, whole genome shotgun sequence genome harbors these coding sequences:
- the LOC107959066 gene encoding LOW QUALITY PROTEIN: two-component response regulator-like APRR3 (The sequence of the model RefSeq protein was modified relative to this genomic sequence to represent the inferred CDS: inserted 1 base in 1 codon), with translation MCHEQKEARHGVVRDGQGSGSIGENGSRIVERTLNVNNGSLEAIEVHDVSEIPQRQPRGSMIRWERFLPFRTIKVLLVENEDLTRHLVSALLQNCSYEVVAVANGLQAWKLLEDPTNHIDIVLTEEDMPVLSGSDLLCMIMNHKMLKNVPVIMMSSHDCINLVFKCLSKGAVDFLVKPIRKNELRNLWQHVWRRCHSSSGSVSESGTLSKKSIKLKVNDEPENYAANSDEHDDDSDVPVGCNGSENGSGTQSSWTKRAAEGESSQPMSSLNRFPGAPKSTCAQVVHVKHEKRRSPWTCVTQRKECQEQHEQLLDATEGKDLEVRVESNHEWQCGNQCKNSPTHLAEAASKTFDRGWFEHQDENITGKDRTPDIIATLQQAECRASDAPGGPSDVPQLKDGACHGSEEKLSFELTLKRWQGASDGRNAANDGHNVLRHSDSSAFSKYSTASSAKQALTGNVGSCSPLDHSSVTKKTEIMCTFPSHSNGILLNQSSVGSNNKNDMTTTAKFVXPKAKALVDKSGSISTFKCLHSSSFQPMHGCCICSSQEVSPETVGHDTSLKIMAITDKQCRSSSSVNGSASGSNYGSNGHNGSETGLRAEHAVMEDGNGTASGRSGGSGANEDRVAQRAAALTKFRQKRKERCFEKKVRYQSRKKLAEQRPRVKGQFVRRTISDWEGGKDNSSYDFTSEDRYSDSLR, from the exons ATGTGTCACGAGCAGAAAGAAGCAAGGCATGGAGTAGTGAGAGATGGGCAAGGTTCAGGCTCAATTGGGGAAAATGGATCAAGGATTGTTGAGAGAACTTTAAATGTAAATAATGGGTCCTTGGAAGCAATTGAGGTGCATGACGTGTCAGAAATTCCTCAGCGACAACCTCGAGGTTCCATGATACGTTGGGAGAGGTTTCTCCCGTTCAGGACCATCAAAGTTCTCCTTGTGGAAAATGAAGACCTGACACGCCATCTTGTTAGTGCATTACTACAAAATTGTAGTTATGAAG TTGTGGCTGTTGCAAATGGTCTTCAAGCATGGAAACTTCTAGAAGATCCAACTAACCACATTGACATTGTCCTGACAGAGGAGGACATGCCTGTTTTATCAGGAAGTGATCTTTTATGCATGATTATGAACCACAAAATGTTGAAGAATGTCCCTGTGATAA TGATGTCATCTCATGATTGCATCAATCTAGTGTTTAAGTGTTTGTCAAAGGGTGCAGTTGATTTTCTAGTAAAACCTATTCGGAAGAATGAACTTAGAAATCTTTGGCAGCATGTTTGGAGGAGATGCCACAGT TCTAGTGGCAGTGTCAGTGAAAGCGGAACACTGTCAAAAAAGTCAATCAAGTTGAAAGTTAATGATGAGCCTGAGAATTATGCTGCCAACAGTGATGAACATGATGATGACAGTGATGTTCCAGTGGGTTGTAATGGAAGCGAAAATGGGAGTGGCACCCAG AGTTCATGGACAAAAAGGGCAGCTGAAGGTGAGAGTTCTCAGCCGATGTCTTCCTTAAATCGATTTCCTGGTGCTCCCAAAAGCACTTGTGCCCAGGTGGTTCATGTGAAGCATGAAAAACGTAGGAGCCCATGGACATGTGTTACTCAGAGAAAAGAATGCCAAGAACAGCATGAACAACTTC TTGATGCCACTGAGGGAaaggacttagaagtaagagttGAAAGCAATCATGAATGGCAATGTGGCAATCAATGCAAAAATTCACCTACTCACctggcagaagcagcctctaagACATTTGACAGGGGATGGTTTGAGCACCAGGATGAGAACATTACTGGCAAGGATCGAACCCCTGATATAATTGCCACATTACAACAAGCTGAATGTAGAGCATCTGATGCTCCAGGCGGCCCTTCTGATGTCCCACAACTTAAAGATGGAGCTTGCCATGGATCTGAAGAAAAGCTATCCTTTGAACTGACTCTTAAGAGGTGGCAAGGAGCATCAGATGGTAGAAATGCTGCAAATGATGGGCATAATGTTTTGAGACATTCTGATTCATCAGCTTTCTCAAA ATACAGTACTGCATCTTCAGCTAAGCAG GCTCTCACAGGGAATGTAGGAAGCTGTTCTCCACTTGATCATAGTTCTGTCACAAAGAAGACTGAAATAATGTGCACTTTTCCATCACATTCCAATGGTATTCTTTTGAATCAGTCATCAGTAGGAAGCAACAACAAAAATGATATGACTACTACTGCTAAATTTG GGCCCAAAGCCAAAGCTTTGGTTGACAAGTCTGGGTCCATTTCAACATTTAAATGCCTTCACTCTTCTTCCTTCCAACCAATGCATGGATGTTGTATTTGTTCATCTCAGGAAGTGTCACCTGAAACG GTTGGTCATGATACCTCGCTGAAGATCATGGCAATAACTGATAAACAATGTAGATCATCCAGTAGTGTAAATGGGAGTGCCTCCGGGAGCAACTATGGTAGCAATGGACATAATGGGAGTGAAACCGGTTTACGTGCTGAACATGCAGTCATGGAAGATGGCAATGGGACAGCGAGTGGGAGAAGTGGTGGTAGTGGCGCAAATGAAGACCGGGTTGCACAGAGAGCGGCTGCCTTGACCAAATTTCgccagaaaaggaaagaaagatgttTTGAAAAGAAG GTACGGTATCAGAGCAGGAAGAAGTTGGCAGAGCAACGACCTCGTGTGAAGGGGCAATTTGTGCGGCGAACCAT TTCTGATTGGGAAGGAGGAAAAGATAATTCGAGTTACGATTTCACATCTGAAGACAGATATTCTGATAGTTTAAGATAA
- the LOC107959065 gene encoding mitogen-activated protein kinase homolog NTF6-like, with amino-acid sequence MENEGTAIDLRGTPTYDGRYVRYNILGNIFEVSSKYVPPIQPVGRGAYGIVCCATNSETKEEVAIKKIANAFDNRIDAKRTLREIKLLCHMDHDNIIKIKDIIIPPEKEKFNDVYIAYELMDTDLHQIIRSSQALTDDHCQYFLYQLLRGLKYIHSANVLHRDLKPSNLLLNANCDLKICDFGLARTTSETDFMTEYVVTRWYRAPELLLNCSEYTAAIDIWSVGCILMEIIRREPFFSGKDYVQQLGLITQLLGSPEDSDLGFLRSDNARKYVKQLPHFPKQPFAEKFPDVSPVAIDLAEKMLVFDPSKRITVEEALNHPYLSSLHEINEEPTCPSPFVFDFEQMTLNEEDIKELIWRESLNFNQDKMPE; translated from the exons ATGGAGAATGAAGGAACGGCGATTGATCTCAGAGGGACCCCAACCTACGATGGCAGATATGTACGTTACAACATCTTAGGTAACATCTTCGAAGTCTCTTCCAAATATGTTCCTCCTATTCAGCCTGTTGGTCGTGGCGCTTACGGCATCGTCTG CTGTGCCACAAATTCCGAGACAAAGGAAGAGGTTGCAATAAAAAAGATTGCGAATGCATTCGACAACAGGATTGATGCTAAAAGAACACTCCGTGAGATCAAGCTCCTCTGTCACATGGATCATGATAAT ATTATCAAAATCAAGGACATAATAATCCCGCCAGAGAAGGAAAAGTTCAATGATGTTTACATTGCATATGAGCTAATGGACACTGATCTGCATCAGATAATACGGTCTAGCCAGGCTCTCACTGATGATCACTGTCAG TATTTCTTATATCAACTGTTGCGGGGTCTTAAGTACATACACTCGGCAAATGTTCTGCATCGCGACCTAAAACCTAGCAACCTGCTTCTCAATGCAAACTGTGATCTCAAAATTTGTGACTTTGGTCTTGCAAGAACCACCTCAGAGACAGACTTCATGACCGAGTATGTTGTAACCAGATGGTATCGAGCCCCTGAATTGCTTCTCAATTGTTCAGAGTATACTGCTGCTATCGATATCTGGTCAGTTGGTTGTATTCTAATGGAGATAATTAGAAGGGAGCCATTTTTCTCTGGTAAAGATTATGTTCAGCAGTTGGGGCTTATTACTCAG CTACTAGGGTCGCCAGAAGATTCGGATCTCGGATTCCTTAGGAGCGACAATGCTCGAAAGTATGTTAAGCAGCTTCCTCATTTCCCTAAGCAACCTTTTGCTGAAAAGTTTCCAGACGTATCTCCTGTGGCAATTGACCTTGCAGAAAAAATGCTGGTTTTTGATCCAAGCAAGCGTATCACTG TTGAGGAAGCGCTGAATCACCCATATTTGTCAAGTCTTCATGAAATCAATGAAGAGCCCACTTGTCCATCTCCTTTCGTCTTCGATTTTGAGCAGATGACCTTGAACGAAGAAGACATAAAAGAGCTAATATGGAGGGAGTCTTTGAATTTCAATCAAGATAAGATGCCGGAATGA
- the LOC107959064 gene encoding uncharacterized protein: MAGKAAQSVVKAVGEYQYPWREKLAKYKVELSKGVWGYWELGAWKPLGISARRRARLRKEMLLAGQDWPYDPEKKEMRSKMKGHKCDRIAAERRENTANLMQKMPEMLLAYKKRRWEKKMKEEEKAKDK; this comes from the coding sequence ATGGCTGGGAAGGCAGCACAATCTGTGGTGAAGGCAGTGGGAGAATACCAATATCCATGGCGTGAAAAGTTGGCGAAGTACAAAGTAGAGTTATCAAAGGGAGTATGGGGCTATTGGGAACTTGGAGCCTGGAAGCCTCTAGGCATCAGTGCCAGACGTCGAGCCAGACTCCGAAAAGAAATGCTTCTAGCGGGCCAAGATTGGCCATACGATCCAGAGAAGAAAGAGATGAGAAGCAAGATGAAAGGTCACAAATGCGACAGAATAGCCGCGGAGAGAAGGGAGAATACTGCTAATTTGATGCAGAAAATGCCTGAGATGTTGCTTGCTTATAAGAAACGCAGATGGGagaagaaaatgaaggaagaagagaaagctaaagataaataa